The following are from one region of the Muntiacus reevesi chromosome 3, mMunRee1.1, whole genome shotgun sequence genome:
- the TYW5 gene encoding tRNA wybutosine-synthesizing protein 5 isoform X1, with protein MAGHRFPVPRFEGVSQEQFIEQLYPQRKPLVLEGIDLGACTSKWTVDYLSQIGGSKEVKIHVAAVAQMDFISKNFVYRTLPFDKLVQRAAEEKHTEFFISEDEKYYLRSLGEDPRKDVADIRKQFPLLEGDIKFPKFFKEEQFFSSVFRISSPGLQLWTHYDVMDNFLIQVTGKKRVVLFSPRDAQYLYLSGSKSEVLNIDNPDLAKYPLFSKARRYECSLKAGDVLFIPALWFHNVISEEFGVGVNVFWKHLPSECYDKTDTYGNKDLTAASRAVQILDRALKTLAELPEEYRDFYARRMVLHIQDKAYSKNFE; from the exons ATGGCCGGGCACCGCTTCCCAGTACCCCGATTCGAGGGCGTTTCGCAGGAGCAGTTCATAGAGCAATTGTATCCGCAG AGAAAACCTCTAGTGTTGGAAGGAATTGATTTGGGAGCATGTACAAGCAAATGGACAGTGGATTACCTCAGCCAAATCGGAGGGAGCAAAGAGGTGAaaattcatgttgctgcagttgCCCAGATGGACTTCATTAGTAAAAACTTTGTATATAG aaCTTTACCTTTTGACAAGTTGGTACAAAGGGCAGCTGAAGAAAAGCATACGGAATTCTTTATTTCAGAg GATGAGAAGTACTACCTCCGATCACTTGGAGAAGACCCTAGAAAG GATGTTGCAGATATCAGAAAGCAGTTTCCTTTATTGGAAGGAGACATTAAGTTTCCAAAATTCTTCAAAGAAGAGCAGTTCTTTTCCAGTGTTTTTCGAATCAGCTCACCAGGGTTACAACTTTGGACACACTATGAT GTAATGGATAACTTCTTAATACAAGTGACTGGAAAAAAGCGTGTTGTTCTGTTCAGTCCTCGAGATGcccaatatttatatttatcag GTTCTAAATCAGAAGTACTGAACATAGATAACCCAGACTTAGCTAAATATCCACTGTTTTCCAAGGCTAGAAGGTATGAATGTTCCCTTAAAGCTGGAGATGTGCTGTTCATTCCTG CTTTATGGTTCCATAATGTAATTTCTGAAGAGTTTGGAGTGGGAGTGAATGTCTTTTGGAAGCACCTTCCATCTGAATGCTATGATAAAACGGATACCTATGGAAACAAAGATCTGACGGCAGCATCAAGAGCTGTACAAATTTTGGACAGAGCCTTAAAAACACTGGCTGAATTACCAGAGGAATACAGGGACTTCTATGCACGGCGAATGGTCTTGCACATTCAAGACAAAGCCTATAGCAAAAACtttgaatga
- the TYW5 gene encoding tRNA wybutosine-synthesizing protein 5 isoform X2, whose translation MAGHRFPVPRFEGVSQEQFIEQLYPQRKPLVLEGIDLGACTSKWTVDYLSQIGGSKEVKIHVAAVAQMDFISKNFVYRTLPFDKLVQRAAEEKHTEFFISEDEKYYLRSLGEDPRKDVADIRKQFPLLEGDIKFPKFFKEEQFFSSVFRISSPGLQLWTHYDVMDNFLIQVTGKKRVVLFSPRDAQYLYLSGSKSEVLNIDNPDLAKYPLFSKARRYECSLKAGDVLFIPGAAHLKYLGIHYTVILWLQFKGHIGIFFLCQQNFSLLNTTQCNIPCYIGKEYKERLSEILCSQE comes from the exons ATGGCCGGGCACCGCTTCCCAGTACCCCGATTCGAGGGCGTTTCGCAGGAGCAGTTCATAGAGCAATTGTATCCGCAG AGAAAACCTCTAGTGTTGGAAGGAATTGATTTGGGAGCATGTACAAGCAAATGGACAGTGGATTACCTCAGCCAAATCGGAGGGAGCAAAGAGGTGAaaattcatgttgctgcagttgCCCAGATGGACTTCATTAGTAAAAACTTTGTATATAG aaCTTTACCTTTTGACAAGTTGGTACAAAGGGCAGCTGAAGAAAAGCATACGGAATTCTTTATTTCAGAg GATGAGAAGTACTACCTCCGATCACTTGGAGAAGACCCTAGAAAG GATGTTGCAGATATCAGAAAGCAGTTTCCTTTATTGGAAGGAGACATTAAGTTTCCAAAATTCTTCAAAGAAGAGCAGTTCTTTTCCAGTGTTTTTCGAATCAGCTCACCAGGGTTACAACTTTGGACACACTATGAT GTAATGGATAACTTCTTAATACAAGTGACTGGAAAAAAGCGTGTTGTTCTGTTCAGTCCTCGAGATGcccaatatttatatttatcag GTTCTAAATCAGAAGTACTGAACATAGATAACCCAGACTTAGCTAAATATCCACTGTTTTCCAAGGCTAGAAGGTATGAATGTTCCCTTAAAGCTGGAGATGTGCTGTTCATTCCTG GTGCAGCTCATCTCAAATACTTAGGAATACATTATACAGTTATTCTTTGGTTACAGTTCAAGGGGCATATaggaatttttttcctctgccaGCAAAACTTCTCACTTCTCAATACTACTCAATGTAATATTCCTTGCTACATAGGCAAGGAATACAAAGAAAGACTAAGTGAAATACTATGCAGTCAAGAATGa
- the C3H2orf69 gene encoding mitochondrial protein C2orf69 homolog has protein sequence MWGFRLLRSPPLLLLLPQLGIGIAASSSHAGTMNLGSNSSSGAPCSPSAEPRRQQCVQLSTVPGADPQRCNELLLLAAAAAAGEGPGRRDLSGDPAKEEVQPPPQHHVVYFPGDVQNYHEIMTRHPENYQWENWSLENVATILAHRFPNSYIWVIKCSRMHLHKFSCYDNFVKSNMFGAPEHSTDFGAFKHLYTLLVNAFNLSQKSLLSKKNVKDLNKDSKASNCRSTSSHTTNGCQGEKDRTCEKSDESALSFYPPSLNGASFTLIGFSKGCVVLNQLLFELKEAKKDKNIDAFIKNIKTMYWLDGGHSGGSNTWITYPEVLKEFAQTGIIVHTHVTPYQVHDPMRSWIGKEHKKFVQILGDFGMQVTSQIHFANDAPSIENHFRVHEVF, from the exons ATGTGGGGGTTCAGGCTCCTGCGGTCGCCGCCGCTGCTTCTTCTGCTGCCGCAGCTCGGAATCGGAATCGCCGCGTCCAGCTCTCACGCCGGAACCATGAACCtgggcagcaacagcagcagcggcGCGCCCTGCTCCCCCTCGGCCGAGCCGCGCCGGCAGCAGTGCGTGCAGCTGTCCACGGTGCCGGGAGCCGACCCTCAGCGCTGCAACGAGCTGCTCctgctggcggcggcggcggcggccggggaGGGACCAGGACGGCGGGACCTCTCTGGGGACCCGGCGAAGGAGGAGGTGCAACCGCCGCCCCAGCATCACGTTGTCTATTTCCCCGGGGATGTGCAG AATTACCATGAAATTATGACTCGTCATCCTGAGAATTATCAGTGGGAAAACTGGAGTCTAGAAAATGTTGCCACCATCTTAGCCCACCGGTTCCCCAATAGTTACATTTGGGTGATAAAGTGTTCCCGAATGCATTTGCACAAATTCAGCTGCTATGACAATTTTGTGAAAAGCAATATGTTTGGTGCTCCAGAACACAGTACTGACTTTGGAGCTTTTAAGCACCTTTATACGTTATTAGTTAATGCTTTTAACTTAAGTCAGAAGAGTTTGTTATCAAAGAAGAATGTGAAAGATTTGAATAAGGACTCCAAAGCGTCTAATTGTCGATCCACTTCTTCTCATACTACTAATGGTTGCCAGGGAGAAAAAGACAGGACCTGTGAAAAATCTGATGAGTCTGCTTTGAGTTTTTATCCACCATCATTAAATGGCGCTTCTTTTACTTTGATTGGATTCAGTAAAGGTTGTGTTGTTTTGAATCAGTTGCTTTTTGAATTGAAAGAAGCCAAGAAAGACAAGAACATCGATGCTtttatcaaaaacataaaaacaatgtACTGGTTGGATGGTGGTCATTCTGGAGGAAGCAACACTTGGATTACTTATCCAGAAGTCTTGAAAGAATTTGCACAAACAGGAATAATTGTTCACACCCATGTAACACCTTACCAAGTACATGATCCAATGAGATCTTGGATTGGAAAGGAGCACAAGAAATTTGTTCAGATACTTGGAGATTTTGGTATGCAGGTGACTAGCCAAATTCATTTTGCAAACGATGCTCCTTCCATAGAGAATCACTTCAGGGTTcatgaagtattttaa